AGCAAGATCGTCTCCCACGGATCCAAGCTCCAAGTGCATCTGACGAAATAGACATTCCGCCACTGCCGAGGTATTTCTCCGGGGCGCATTCAAACAACGTTTGCGACGAAGGGATGCGGAAAAATCCGCGTTCCGTGCTTTGCCCAAGCGGGTCAGACAAAGGAACGCGAAGTTTTTCGCAGACCAAGGCGCGAAGCTCGGCGAGAGCGCAGCATACCTGCTAAGGTATGTGAGCACCGAGACGAGCTTCGCAACGAAGGGATGCGGATAAATCTGCGTTCCGTGACAAATGGGCGACGTACCCAAGTGGTAAGGGAGCAGTCTGCAAAACTGCGATTCGCCGGTTCGAATCCGGCCGTCGCCTCCAAAAGATTTCAAGCGAAAAGATCCGGAAGCCGTTAAACCGTGAAAAGCAAAAACGAACGGTTTCGATAGTTTGATCGGATCAATTCGGGGAACGCATCACGCAAAGTCACTCGTTATCACGGAACGTGGCTTCTTTTTGGCTACCGTTTGGCTACTCACGTCTTGATGCGAATGTGCTCACCAGGTGTTTTCCACGACGACACATTTCTGATCATTGTCGATTTTCACCTCCGAGTGGCTACCCATGCCGTGAGTTACGTAACCAAACGCCTGACATTCGAAGGTTCTGCCCCCTGGCCCATACCAGTGGAGTTGGACCGCTCCGTCACCTTTGGCATGGAACAGTTTCGACAATTTGGCTTGAGGTTGTAGCTGGCCTAAATGGATGCTGTCTTGCTTGATGGAGTAATCCACGACCAGATTCAGATCTTGAAGTGCTGAGCGGCTCACATTCGATATCACAATCTTGTTGAAAGATCTGATCGCAGCTCCTCCCCAAAGGCATAGCCCCGCGATCGGGTAATTCATGAGAAGCAGCAACAAAGCCCAAACCGCGCGACGCGAGGTTCCTGAAGGAAGGGTTTCCCGGTGAAAGGCAAGAAGCGTGAGCATCGAACCAATGGCCGCGAGATTAGCAACAATGCTCACGAATAAGAACAAAATGCCAAGCAACTCAAGCAGAGGGTTGCGAGTGAAAAAGAACACTACAAGAATGACGCCAGCGACCACTGGTGGCACAACCGCGACACCATGCGCCCATGGAACATATCGTTCAATCTTCATTGGTCTGACTTTCGCCTTACGGAAATTCTAGCCGTTCGGGGCCTGTTCAAGCGGCCCGCCCCCTCAGTCCCTCCGCGACTCGCGTCTGAAGATCGAGCACGAGGCCCAGCTTCCGCGCGTAGATAACAAGCTTATCCAGGGACATCTTGTTGACCTTTCGCGTTCGCAGGTCGCTCACCTGCGAGGGTTGCGCGTCCAATACTTCGCATAATTGCTTCGTGGACAGTTTCTTCTCCGTGATTCTCTGACGAATCGAATGCCAGAGAATATTTTTCACTTCGAGAACGGCCGCTTCTTCCGGGGAAAAGCCGAGAGCTTCATAGGCACTGCCCGTGGTCCTGAATTCGACCCCATGGAATTCCTCGTTTTTTCGTTTCCCGTTTTTCATCGAACTTACCCCTTTCGGATATGACCCATTGCCTCTTTGAAACGGAGACGAATGGTCCGCAGATCCATCTTGCTCGTCTTGCCGCTCTGCTTTTCGAACGCATGGAGCACGTAAATCCTACCTTTCATCTTTACGAGATAAG
The sequence above is a segment of the Bdellovibrionota bacterium genome. Coding sequences within it:
- a CDS encoding XRE family transcriptional regulator; the encoded protein is MKNGKRKNEEFHGVEFRTTGSAYEALGFSPEEAAVLEVKNILWHSIRQRITEKKLSTKQLCEVLDAQPSQVSDLRTRKVNKMSLDKLVIYARKLGLVLDLQTRVAEGLRGRAA